One window of the Osmerus mordax isolate fOsmMor3 chromosome 2, fOsmMor3.pri, whole genome shotgun sequence genome contains the following:
- the nup35 gene encoding nucleoporin NUP35 codes for MEFQEPMSLGSPTSPKPGTGAQFLPGFLMGDLPAPVTPQPRTFGVSGGGIMDMRSPLHFGGSPPQPVVPTPKDKSGAPPVRSIYDDLASPGVGMSPMSAHKQPFTFVQTPMSGFMAATPGTGSSLLGGTSVAQQLKSPAQVDPFFTQGDALSSDDTLDDTWVTVFGFPPASASYILLQFAQYGNILKHVMSNTGNWMHIQYQSKLQARKALSKDGKIYGEAIMIGVKACIDKSVMESSDRGSGSSSVFSPALRGGATPGHTLPSTPISTPRSTMRPLSAAYKASSSDYQVVADRQTPRKDDSFVSKAMEYMFGW; via the exons ATGGAATTTCAAG AACCAATGTCTCTGGGCTCGCCCACGTCTCCAAAGCCCGGAACGGGGGCCCAGTTTCTTCCGGGGTTCTTGATGGGGGACTTGCCCGCTCCAGTAACCCCTCAGCCGCGGACATTTGGTGTCTCCGGTGGTGGCATCATGGACATGAGATCGCCTTTACATTTCG GTGGCTCACCTCCCCAGCCTGTGGTCCCCACACCCAAAGACAAGAGTGGCGCCCCGCCGGTGCGGAGCATCTACGACGACCTGGCGAGCCCAGGTGTGGGCATGTCTCCAATGTCTGCGCATAAGCAG CCCTTCACCTTTGTCCAGACCCCCATGTCTGGCTTTATGGCTGCTACTCCAGGAACAG GCTCCAGTCTGCTGGGTGGCACCAGTGTGGCCCAGCAGCTGAAGTCTCCAGCCCAGGTGGACCCCTTCTTCACCCAAGGAGACGCCCTCTCCTCAGACGACACCCTGGACGACACCTGGGTCACGGTGTTCGG ctTCCCGCCTGCCTCGGCCTCCTACATCCTCCTGCAGTTTGCTCAGTACGGGAACATCCTCAAACACGTG ATGTCAAACACGGGGAACTGGATGCACATCCAGTACCAGTCCAAGCTGCAGGCCAGGAAAGCCCTCAGTAAAGACGGCAAGATCTACGGAGAGGCCATAATGATCGGCGTCAAAGCCTGCATCGATAAG agtgtgATGGAGAGTTCGGACCGAGGGTCCGGTTCCAGCTCAGTGTTCTCTCCTGCCTTAAGAGGCGGAGCCACCCCTggccacaccctcccctccacgcCCATCTCCACCCCCCGTTCCACCATGAGACCCCTCAGTGCTGCCTACAAGGCCTCCAGCAGCGACTACCAG GTGGTAGCCGACCGACAGACCCCCCGCAAGGACGACAGCTTCGTCTCCAAAGCCATGGAGTACATGTTTGGCTGGTGA
- the frzb gene encoding secreted frizzled-related protein 3, whose product MFSYKLYISFLAVTCMFGVPRASAAACEPIRIPLCRSMPWNMTKMPNHLHHSTQANAVLAIEQFEGLLGTGCSADLLFFLCAMYAPICTIDFQHDPIKPCKSVCERAKCGCEPVMKRYNHTWPESLACEDLPVYDRGVCISPEAIVKAEGPDNPYYQDPSKCSPESTPDFPMDSHNVHCKGTNGDRCKCKTVRLGLKTYLKNNYNYVIRARVKEIRSRSHDLSAIVEVRDVLKSSLVNIPRDTVTLYYNSGCLCPALAANEEYIILGYENEERSRLLLIEGSIVQKWRDRMGRKVKRWDQVLRDQSRGSSGKGGARRGRH is encoded by the exons ATGTTTTCTTACAAGCTCTACATCTCGTTCCTCGCCGTTACCTGTATGTTCGGGGTGCCTCGCGCCTCGGCCGCGGCGTGCGAGCCCATCCGGATCCCGCTCTGCCGGTCCATGCCGTGGAACATGACCAAGATGCcgaaccacctccaccacagcacCCAGGCTAACGCCGTCCTGGCCATAGAGCAGTTCGAGGGTCTCCTCGGCACTGGGTGCAGCGCGGATCTTCTCTTTTTCCTGTGTGCCATGTACGCGCCTATTTGCACCATAGACTTCCAGCACGATCCGATCAAGCCCTGCAAGTCGGTGTGCGAGCGGGCCAAGTGCGGCTGCGAGCCGGTTATGAAACGGTACAACCACACCTGGCCCGAAAGTCTGGCCTGCGAGGACCTGCCGGTATATGACCGAGGAGTGTGCATCTCCCCCGAGGCAATCGTGAAAGCTGAAGGACCTG ACAACCCATACTACCAGGACCCGTCCAAGTGCTCTCCAG AGTCGACCCCTGACTTCCCCATGGACTCCCACAACGTCCACTGCAAAGGAACCAATGGAG ATCGCTGCAAGTGCAAGACAGTCAGACTAGGTCTCAAAACCTACTTAAAGAACAACTACAACTACG TGATCCGCGCGCGCGTGAAGGAGATCCGCAGCAGGAGCCATGACCTCAGCGCCATCGTGGAGGTGCGGGACGTGCTCAAGTCTTCGCTGGTCAACATCCCCCGGGACACGGTGACCCTCTACTACAACTCGGGGtgcctctgtcctgctctcgcCGCCAACGAGGAGTACATCATCCTGGGCTACGAGAACGAGGAGAGATCCCG gCTGCTGCTGATTGAAGGCTCCATCGTGCAGAAGTGGAGGGACAGAATGGGACGTAAAGTCAAG cgaTGGGACCAGGTGCTGCGTGACCAGAGCAGAGGGAGCTCAGGGAAAGGTGGAGCGAGGCGAGGCCGTCACTGA
- the dnajc10 gene encoding dnaJ homolog subfamily C member 10, with the protein MSPASASCAPACMTRLCLLLLACLLLPVSCDEDYYKLLGVQREASTREIRQAFKKLALTTHPDKNPNDQTAHDKFLKINRAYEVLKDEDLRKKYDKYGEKGLDEQQGGRYESWNYYRYDFGIYDDDLEIITLDRGDFDAAVNSGELWFVNFYFPRCSHCHELAPTWRDFAKEMDGVIRIGAVNCGDNGRLCRSKGVSSYPSLYVFKAGMNPEKYHGDRSKESLTKFAMQFVKSRVTELWQGNIFKEIEQSFLSGIGWLITFCAETGDCVGSQTRQKLAGMLEGLVNVGWMDCTTQAELCDSFEVTGSSTAFFPPGSTLKDRASVLFLQSLDARDIYSEVIQHLPDLETLTKDSFKVKLERHRWLVSFSFGQRGLASHEYKKLKTLLRDDHIQVGRVDCLSEAELCGSLYIQKPCIAVFKGLGIHDFEIHHGRDVLYNIVAFAKESVRAHVTTLRPDTFPLDVKEPWLVDFFAPWCPPCRALLPELRKASVQLVGQLKFGTLDCTIHEELCSRYNVQSYPTTVIFNRTSIHEYEGQHSADGILEFIQDLVNPSVEVLDQDSFSRLVRRRPQGETWMLDFYAPWCGPCQALLPEWRRMARMLSGVIRVGSVDCQKHQSFCQNQGVRAYPEIRLYPQNAQRPDHFQGYSGWHRDSHSLKVWALGSLPRASVDLGPEGFRTHVLGGQDHWVVDFYAPWCGPCQHFAPEFEVLARMVKGTVRAGKVDCQAHYQTCQSAGITAYPSVRFYPHLGTRRHDQGGEHINSRDAGIIADILRQRLQLLSPRLHDQSSLKDEL; encoded by the exons ATGAGTCCTGCCTCAGCCAGCTGTGCCCCAGCCTGCATGACTCGGCTGTGTCTGCTGCTCCTAGCCTGCTTGCTGCTTCCCGTCAGCTGTGACGAGGATTACTACAAGCTCCTGGGGGTCCAAAGAGAGGCCAGCACCAGGGAGATCAGACAGGCCTTCAAGAAGCTGGCACTCACAACACACCCGGACAAGAACCCT AATGACCAGACGGCCCACGATAAGTTCCTGAAGATCAACCGGGCGTACGAGGTGCTGAAGGACGAGGACCTGAGGAAGAAGTACGACAAGTACGGCGAGAAGGGTCTGGACGAGCAGCAGGGCGGGCGCTACGAGAGCTGGAACTACTACAGATACGACTTCG GGATCTATGATGACGACCTGGAGATCATCACTCTGGACAGAGGAGACTTTG ACGCGGCGGTTAACTCCGGGGAGCTGTGGTTTGTCAACTTCTACTTCCCTCGCTGCTCCCACTGCCACGAGCTGGCCCCCACG TGGAGGGACTTTGCGAAGGAGATGGACGGCGTGATAAGGATCGGAGCGGTGAACTGTGGCGACAACGGCCGGCTGTGCCGCAGCAAAGGCGTCAGCAGCTACCCCAGCCTCTACGTCTTTAAAGCCGGCATG AACCCTGAAAAGTACCACGGGGACAGATCAAAGGAGAGCCTCACCAAGTTTGCCATGCAGTTTGTGAAGAGCAGAGTCACAGAGCTCTGGCAAG GGAACATCTTCAAGGAGATTGAGCAATCGTTTTTGTCAGGCATAGGCTGGCTAATCACCTTCTGTGCTGAGACTGGAG ATTGCGTGGGATCACAGACCAGACAGAAGTTGGCGGGGATGCTG GAGGGCCTGGTGAACGTGGGCTGGATGGACTGCACCACCCAGGCGGAGCTGTGTGACAGCTTTGAGGTGACGGGCAGCTCCACCGCATTCTTCCCCCCTGGCAGCACCCTGAAGGACAGGGCCAGCgtcctg ttccTTCAAAGTCTGGATGCCAGGGACATCTACAGTGAGGTGATCCAGCACCTGCCAGACTTGGAGACTCTGACCAAAGACAGCTTCAAG GTGAAGCTGGAGCGCCATCGCTGGCTGGTGAGCTTCTCCTTCGGTCAGAGGGGCCTGGCGTCCCACGAGTACAAGAAGCTCAAGACCCTGCTGAGAGACGACCACATAcag gtgggcAGGGTGGACTGCTTGTCGGAGGCAGAGCTGTGTGGCTCTCTCTACATCCAGAAGCCTTGCATCGCTGTCTTCAAAGGCCTGGGCATCCACGACTTTGAGATCCACCACG GGAGGGACGTCCTGTATAACATCGTGGCGTTTGCCAAGGAGAGCGTGAGGGCCCATGTGACCACCCTCAGGCCAGACACCTTCCCCCTCGATGTCAAGGAGCCCTGGTTGGTCGACTTCTTCGCTCCG tggtgtccTCCATGCAGAGCACTCCTCCCTGAGCTGAGGAAGGCCTCGGTGCAGCTGGTTGGTCAGCTAAAGTTTGGAACGTTGGACTGTACCATTCACGAGGAGCTGTGTAGCAGG tacAACGTCCAGTCCTACCCCACCACGGTGATCTTCAACAGGACCAGCATCCACGAGTACGAGGGGCAGCACTCTGCTGACGGCATCCTGGAGTTcatacag gACCTGGTGAACCCCAGCGTGGAGGTGCTGGACCAGGACAGCTTCTCCaggctggtgaggaggaggccGCAGGGGGAGACCTGGATGCTGGACTTCTACGCCCCCTGGTGTGGGCCCTGCCAGGCCCTGCTGccagagtggaggaggatggcacgg atgctcAGCGGTGTGATCCGTGTCGGGTCAGTGGACTGTCAGAAGCACCAGTCGTTCTGTCAGAACCAGGGGGTGCGAGCCTACCCAGAGATCCGCCTGTACCCCCAGAACGCGCAGAGACCAGACCACTTCCA gggctACAGTGGCTGGCACAGGGATTCCCACTCTCTCAAGGTGTGGGCTCTGGG gtctctCCCCAGGGCATCGGTGGACCTGGGTCCGGAGGGCTTTAGGACCCATGTGCTGGGGGGGCAGGACCACTGGGTGGTGGACTTCTATGCTCCCTGGTGCGGGCCTTGCCAGCACTTTGCTCCTGAGTTTGAGGTTCTTGCCCGG atggtgAAGGGCACTGTAAGAGCAGGGAAGGTGGACTGCCAGGCGCACTACCAGACATGCCAGAGCGCTGGCATCACCGCCTACCCCAGCGTCCGGTTTTACCCCCACCTGGGCACCAGGAGG CACGACCAGGGAGGGGAGCACATCAACAGTCGAGACGCCGGCATCATCGCCGACATCCTCCGCCAGCGGCTGCAGCTGCTGTCGCCACGGTTACACGACCAGAGCAGCCTCAAG GATGAATTGTGA